Proteins from one Elgaria multicarinata webbii isolate HBS135686 ecotype San Diego chromosome 3, rElgMul1.1.pri, whole genome shotgun sequence genomic window:
- the LOC134396415 gene encoding uncharacterized protein LOC134396415, with the protein MLPDEDRDDLCAAIAMLILLLSEYQRLRAQVAARRRQLREQLGRWLLRRSKLRAALCRTRLAMLAAYGDYVRETRRRFWVRPRSKDWWENFVLKEWDDEQWLSHFRMSRGTFFEIVEELRPHLDRRLTVMRRPIPVEKRLAITLWRLATPCVYRTTAEQFGVGCSTAAQIVLEVCFAMEVTLLSRTVKIGNVAEIMHGFGELGFPHCVGAVDGSHIPLQAPIHQASEYINRKDEYSMILQGTCDHKGRFINVEIGWSGKNHDAYVFANSGLCETMDAGVFVPTHPTIRLHGQQIPPLIIADGAYPLREWLMKPYGGALTPQQAHFNRCLRRARLVVEQAFGRLKGRWRSIGVRLELAEENIPSVISACVILHNICETKGHAMLVEAAEHNSVELATLGEPYVNDANRHTREGHKVRDAVREFLWANRR; encoded by the exons atgctccctgacgaggaccgtgacgatctttgcgcggccatagccatgctgatcttgcttctgtcggagtatcagcgcctccgtgcacaggtggctgccaggcggcggcagttgcgggaacaactggggaggtggctactccgccgcagcaagctgcgggccgccctctgccgaacgaggctagccatgctggccgcgtatggcgactacgtccgcgagacacgccgccgcttctgggtccggccgaggagcaaggactggtgggagaactttgtcctgaaggagtgggacgatgagcaatggctgagccatttccgcatgagcaggggcaccttttttgaaatcgtggaggagttgcggccgcatctggacaggaggttgactgtcatgcgtagacctatcccagtggagaaacgcctagccatcaccctatggaggctggctaccccttgcgtctacaggaccacagcagagcagttcggggtaggctgctctacggcggcacaaatagtcctggaggtgtgctttgccatggaagtgaccctcctatctcgtacagtcaagattgggaacgtggcagag atcatgcatggttttggggagctggggttccctcattgtgtgggcgcggtggatggcagccatattcctctccaagctccgatacaccaagcctcagaatacataaacaggaaggatgagtactccatgattctgcaggggacctgcgaccacaaggggcggttcatcaatgtggaaataggatggagcggcaagaaccatgatgcctatgtctttgccaactcaggcctctgtgagacgatggatgcaggtgtcttcgtgcctacccatccaacaatcagattgcacggccagcagattccacccctcattattgcggatggcgcgtaccctttgcgtgagtggttgatgaaaccctatggtggggcactcactccacagcaagcccacttcaaccgctgtcttaggcgagcacgccttgtggtggagcaggcgttcggccgcctcaaggggaggtggcggagcataggcgtgcgcctggagctggccgaagaaaacatcccttcggtcatcagtgcttgcgtcatcctgcacaacatctgcgaaaccaaggggcacgccatgctcgtggaggcggcggagcacaattctgttgagctggctactctgggcgagccctacgtcaatgacgccaatcgccacacccgggaagggcacaaggtgcgggatgctgtcagagagttcctgtgggctaaccgccgctga